A single region of the Anticarsia gemmatalis isolate Benzon Research Colony breed Stoneville strain chromosome 11, ilAntGemm2 primary, whole genome shotgun sequence genome encodes:
- the Lsd-1 gene encoding lipid storage droplet-1 isoform X4: MRPRATRLSREQSVHISTHPYQLTMAKVQKPSIPKLEVVSRVAAIPIVESGIGVTEKVYHRIRESNALIRWYLSMGEKSFATGVQLALPAVLLFETPIHQLDKFLCKSLDVVEKTVPSINLPPQAMYSETRQYVLRRADSVKQLGTAVLDSRVTAVTATALDKALTTADKYVDKYLPPDNQDATDVVIIVTSADAVDGGDESGRARAAQAVQHGARLRRKLQRRLTRQALAEAKAIKEQIHVLAYVAELVATDPALAWKKAKELYGNLSRPEPENQARPATLEELVVLLARESARKMVHLINYTHTDLPKNVRQGLSLITRHLSATADTLMKTLPVETAISEVKGWRSKLQTLLEQLQSASKTYLEHLAIFLAGNEEREKIAPRSTYEQRDDLAAINGLN, from the exons TGGCCAAGGTTCAGAAGCCGAGTATACCGAAGCTGGAGGTGGTGTCCAGGGTGGCAGCCATCCCCATTGTCGAGTCCGGCATCGGAGTCACTGAGAAAGTGTACCACAGGATCAGG GAATCCAACGCTTTAATCCGCTGGTACCTGTCTATGGGAGAGAAGTCTTTCGCCACGGGCGTGCAGCTGGCGCTCCCAGCAGTGCTGCTGTTCGAGACTCCCATCCACCAGCTCGACAAGTTCCTGTGCAAGTCACTCGACGTCGTTGAGAAGACCGTTCCTTCCATCAACTTGCCGCCACAAGCG ATGTACTCTGAAACCCGTCAGTACGTGCTGCGGCGCGCGGACTCAGTGAAGCAGCTGGGCACGGCGGTGCTGGACTCCAGGGTGACGGCGGTGACGGCCACGGCGCTGGACAAGGCGCTCACCACGGCCGACAAGTACGTGGACAAGTACCTGCCGCCTGACAACCAGGACGCTACTGATG TGGTGATCATAGTGACGAGCGCGGACGCGGTGGACGGCGGCGACGAGAGCGGGCGCGCGCGGGCTGCGCAGGCGGTGCAGCACGGCGCTCGGCTGCGCAGGAAGCTGCAGCGCAGGCTCACGCGACAGGCGCTCGCTGAAGCCAAGGCCATCAAGGAACAGATCCATGTGCTTGCTTATGTTGCTGAGTTG GTTGCAACAGACCCAGCACTGGCATGGAAGAAAGCCAAAGAGCTGTACGGCAACCTGAGCCGACCGGAGCCGGAGAATCAAGCAAGACCAGCCACTCTTGAAGAGTTGGTGGTGCTGCTCGCCAGGGAGTCGGCCAGGAAGATGGTGCATCTTATCAACTACACGCATACGGACTTGCCCAA GAACGTTCGTCAAGGACTTTCGTTGATCACAAGACACCTGTCCGCTACTGCCGACACACTAATGAAG ACTctgcccgtggagacagcgatCTCCGAAGTGAAAGGATGGCGCAGCAAGTTGCAGACCCTGCTGGAACAGTTGCAATCTGCTTCCAAGACCTACTTG GAGCATCTAGCAATCTTCTTGGCGGGCAATGAGGAACGCGAGAAAATCGCGCCAAGATCAACGTACGAACAGCGAGATGATCTAGCCGCCATTAATGGactcaattaa
- the Lsd-1 gene encoding lipid storage droplet-1 isoform X1 codes for MTFESFEYSAKITVTKMSENGDVFKKSFNGTCTLGVNKRTSGSIAQKAQAYLQAVSKSQGNPPVAKVQKPSIPKLEVVSRVAAIPIVESGIGVTEKVYHRIRESNALIRWYLSMGEKSFATGVQLALPAVLLFETPIHQLDKFLCKSLDVVEKTVPSINLPPQAMYSETRQYVLRRADSVKQLGTAVLDSRVTAVTATALDKALTTADKYVDKYLPPDNQDATDVVIIVTSADAVDGGDESGRARAAQAVQHGARLRRKLQRRLTRQALAEAKAIKEQIHVLAYVAELVATDPALAWKKAKELYGNLSRPEPENQARPATLEELVVLLARESARKMVHLINYTHTDLPKNVRQGLSLITRHLSATADTLMKTLPVETAISEVKGWRSKLQTLLEQLQSASKTYLEHLAIFLAGNEEREKIAPRSTYEQRDDLAAINGLN; via the exons ATACTCCGCGAAAATAACTGTGACGAAAATGTCGGAGAACGGTGATGTTTTTAAGAAGAGTTTCAATGGGACTTGCACTTTAGGTGTTAATAAGAGGACATCAGGTTCCATTGCGCAAAAAGCTCAGGCTTATTTGCAAGCAGTCAGCAAGAGTCAAGGAAATCCTCCAG TGGCCAAGGTTCAGAAGCCGAGTATACCGAAGCTGGAGGTGGTGTCCAGGGTGGCAGCCATCCCCATTGTCGAGTCCGGCATCGGAGTCACTGAGAAAGTGTACCACAGGATCAGG GAATCCAACGCTTTAATCCGCTGGTACCTGTCTATGGGAGAGAAGTCTTTCGCCACGGGCGTGCAGCTGGCGCTCCCAGCAGTGCTGCTGTTCGAGACTCCCATCCACCAGCTCGACAAGTTCCTGTGCAAGTCACTCGACGTCGTTGAGAAGACCGTTCCTTCCATCAACTTGCCGCCACAAGCG ATGTACTCTGAAACCCGTCAGTACGTGCTGCGGCGCGCGGACTCAGTGAAGCAGCTGGGCACGGCGGTGCTGGACTCCAGGGTGACGGCGGTGACGGCCACGGCGCTGGACAAGGCGCTCACCACGGCCGACAAGTACGTGGACAAGTACCTGCCGCCTGACAACCAGGACGCTACTGATG TGGTGATCATAGTGACGAGCGCGGACGCGGTGGACGGCGGCGACGAGAGCGGGCGCGCGCGGGCTGCGCAGGCGGTGCAGCACGGCGCTCGGCTGCGCAGGAAGCTGCAGCGCAGGCTCACGCGACAGGCGCTCGCTGAAGCCAAGGCCATCAAGGAACAGATCCATGTGCTTGCTTATGTTGCTGAGTTG GTTGCAACAGACCCAGCACTGGCATGGAAGAAAGCCAAAGAGCTGTACGGCAACCTGAGCCGACCGGAGCCGGAGAATCAAGCAAGACCAGCCACTCTTGAAGAGTTGGTGGTGCTGCTCGCCAGGGAGTCGGCCAGGAAGATGGTGCATCTTATCAACTACACGCATACGGACTTGCCCAA GAACGTTCGTCAAGGACTTTCGTTGATCACAAGACACCTGTCCGCTACTGCCGACACACTAATGAAG ACTctgcccgtggagacagcgatCTCCGAAGTGAAAGGATGGCGCAGCAAGTTGCAGACCCTGCTGGAACAGTTGCAATCTGCTTCCAAGACCTACTTG GAGCATCTAGCAATCTTCTTGGCGGGCAATGAGGAACGCGAGAAAATCGCGCCAAGATCAACGTACGAACAGCGAGATGATCTAGCCGCCATTAATGGactcaattaa
- the Lsd-1 gene encoding lipid storage droplet-1 isoform X2, which translates to MTFESFEYSAKITVTKMSENGDVFKKSFNGTCTLGVNKRTSGSIAQKAQAYLQAVSKSQGNPPVAKVQKPSIPKLEVVSRVAAIPIVESGIGVTEKVYHRIRESNALIRWYLSMGEKSFATGVQLALPAVLLFETPIHQLDKFLCKSLDVVEKTVPSINLPPQAMYSETRQYVLRRADSVKQLGTAVLDSRVTAVTATALDKALTTADKYVDKYLPPDNQDATDVTSADAVDGGDESGRARAAQAVQHGARLRRKLQRRLTRQALAEAKAIKEQIHVLAYVAELVATDPALAWKKAKELYGNLSRPEPENQARPATLEELVVLLARESARKMVHLINYTHTDLPKNVRQGLSLITRHLSATADTLMKTLPVETAISEVKGWRSKLQTLLEQLQSASKTYLEHLAIFLAGNEEREKIAPRSTYEQRDDLAAINGLN; encoded by the exons ATACTCCGCGAAAATAACTGTGACGAAAATGTCGGAGAACGGTGATGTTTTTAAGAAGAGTTTCAATGGGACTTGCACTTTAGGTGTTAATAAGAGGACATCAGGTTCCATTGCGCAAAAAGCTCAGGCTTATTTGCAAGCAGTCAGCAAGAGTCAAGGAAATCCTCCAG TGGCCAAGGTTCAGAAGCCGAGTATACCGAAGCTGGAGGTGGTGTCCAGGGTGGCAGCCATCCCCATTGTCGAGTCCGGCATCGGAGTCACTGAGAAAGTGTACCACAGGATCAGG GAATCCAACGCTTTAATCCGCTGGTACCTGTCTATGGGAGAGAAGTCTTTCGCCACGGGCGTGCAGCTGGCGCTCCCAGCAGTGCTGCTGTTCGAGACTCCCATCCACCAGCTCGACAAGTTCCTGTGCAAGTCACTCGACGTCGTTGAGAAGACCGTTCCTTCCATCAACTTGCCGCCACAAGCG ATGTACTCTGAAACCCGTCAGTACGTGCTGCGGCGCGCGGACTCAGTGAAGCAGCTGGGCACGGCGGTGCTGGACTCCAGGGTGACGGCGGTGACGGCCACGGCGCTGGACAAGGCGCTCACCACGGCCGACAAGTACGTGGACAAGTACCTGCCGCCTGACAACCAGGACGCTACTGATG TGACGAGCGCGGACGCGGTGGACGGCGGCGACGAGAGCGGGCGCGCGCGGGCTGCGCAGGCGGTGCAGCACGGCGCTCGGCTGCGCAGGAAGCTGCAGCGCAGGCTCACGCGACAGGCGCTCGCTGAAGCCAAGGCCATCAAGGAACAGATCCATGTGCTTGCTTATGTTGCTGAGTTG GTTGCAACAGACCCAGCACTGGCATGGAAGAAAGCCAAAGAGCTGTACGGCAACCTGAGCCGACCGGAGCCGGAGAATCAAGCAAGACCAGCCACTCTTGAAGAGTTGGTGGTGCTGCTCGCCAGGGAGTCGGCCAGGAAGATGGTGCATCTTATCAACTACACGCATACGGACTTGCCCAA GAACGTTCGTCAAGGACTTTCGTTGATCACAAGACACCTGTCCGCTACTGCCGACACACTAATGAAG ACTctgcccgtggagacagcgatCTCCGAAGTGAAAGGATGGCGCAGCAAGTTGCAGACCCTGCTGGAACAGTTGCAATCTGCTTCCAAGACCTACTTG GAGCATCTAGCAATCTTCTTGGCGGGCAATGAGGAACGCGAGAAAATCGCGCCAAGATCAACGTACGAACAGCGAGATGATCTAGCCGCCATTAATGGactcaattaa
- the Lsd-1 gene encoding lipid storage droplet-1 isoform X3, with translation MTFESFEYSAKITVTKMSENGDVFKKSFNGTCTLGVNKRTSGSIAQKAQAYLQAVSKSQGNPPVAKVQKPSIPKLEVVSRVAAIPIVESGIGVTEKVYHRIRESNALIRWYLSMGEKSFATGVQLALPAVLLFETPIHQLDKFLCKSLDVVEKTVPSINLPPQAMYSETRQYVLRRADSVKQLGTAVLDSRVTAVTATALDKALTTADKYVDKYLPPDNQDATDVVIIVTSADAVDGGDESGRARAAQAVQHGARLRRKLQRRLTRQALAEAKAIKEQIHVLAYVAELVATDPALAWKKAKELYGNLSRPEPENQARPATLEELVVLLARESARKMVHLINYTHTDLPKNVRQGLSLITRHLSATADTLMKTLPVETAISEVKGWRSKLQTLLEQLQSASKTYLVMLCNI, from the exons ATACTCCGCGAAAATAACTGTGACGAAAATGTCGGAGAACGGTGATGTTTTTAAGAAGAGTTTCAATGGGACTTGCACTTTAGGTGTTAATAAGAGGACATCAGGTTCCATTGCGCAAAAAGCTCAGGCTTATTTGCAAGCAGTCAGCAAGAGTCAAGGAAATCCTCCAG TGGCCAAGGTTCAGAAGCCGAGTATACCGAAGCTGGAGGTGGTGTCCAGGGTGGCAGCCATCCCCATTGTCGAGTCCGGCATCGGAGTCACTGAGAAAGTGTACCACAGGATCAGG GAATCCAACGCTTTAATCCGCTGGTACCTGTCTATGGGAGAGAAGTCTTTCGCCACGGGCGTGCAGCTGGCGCTCCCAGCAGTGCTGCTGTTCGAGACTCCCATCCACCAGCTCGACAAGTTCCTGTGCAAGTCACTCGACGTCGTTGAGAAGACCGTTCCTTCCATCAACTTGCCGCCACAAGCG ATGTACTCTGAAACCCGTCAGTACGTGCTGCGGCGCGCGGACTCAGTGAAGCAGCTGGGCACGGCGGTGCTGGACTCCAGGGTGACGGCGGTGACGGCCACGGCGCTGGACAAGGCGCTCACCACGGCCGACAAGTACGTGGACAAGTACCTGCCGCCTGACAACCAGGACGCTACTGATG TGGTGATCATAGTGACGAGCGCGGACGCGGTGGACGGCGGCGACGAGAGCGGGCGCGCGCGGGCTGCGCAGGCGGTGCAGCACGGCGCTCGGCTGCGCAGGAAGCTGCAGCGCAGGCTCACGCGACAGGCGCTCGCTGAAGCCAAGGCCATCAAGGAACAGATCCATGTGCTTGCTTATGTTGCTGAGTTG GTTGCAACAGACCCAGCACTGGCATGGAAGAAAGCCAAAGAGCTGTACGGCAACCTGAGCCGACCGGAGCCGGAGAATCAAGCAAGACCAGCCACTCTTGAAGAGTTGGTGGTGCTGCTCGCCAGGGAGTCGGCCAGGAAGATGGTGCATCTTATCAACTACACGCATACGGACTTGCCCAA GAACGTTCGTCAAGGACTTTCGTTGATCACAAGACACCTGTCCGCTACTGCCGACACACTAATGAAG ACTctgcccgtggagacagcgatCTCCGAAGTGAAAGGATGGCGCAGCAAGTTGCAGACCCTGCTGGAACAGTTGCAATCTGCTTCCAAGACCTACTTGGTAATGCTATGTAACATATAA